A single genomic interval of Desulfovibrio desulfuricans harbors:
- a CDS encoding HAMP domain-containing methyl-accepting chemotaxis protein, producing the protein MRLIVKLGLSFFFITLVLLAMSGMSIKNISAMNKRFIEIDTSLLPSLIELQEMHLKFWIIRSDVLALISQTSPTEIERYSSNITSTMDSIRENHDRYFTIVGESEDQHHVAAKELIEKIDAISRKLNTVRKEILAFVQCEERGEAISIFEKKYTPLFNSLEPLYEELMELTKSDSKQVSAEAVATGENAVKGAYALSAAAVFFSIIVSLVLSRSIKHQLGKDPGELQAVASRVAAGDYDIHDANSDSVGVYASIVSMVQALKTHIERAQRESLAAQEQSAKATEALRQTEAANIEAQNKSEALRMAAARLQEVARVVSAATARLAAQIEQSDKGARETSGRLGEAASAMQQMNATVQEVARNASVASQASTETRAKAENGSEIVKRSLRSIDQVHQASMTLKGDMAQLHEHTQNINRIMGVISDIADQTNLLALNAAIEAARAGDAGRGFAVVADEVRKLAEKTMASTHDVANAIKAIQSSATQSMDSVDKAARQIEEANTYASQSGAALSDIVATVEGTADQVNAIAAASEQQSAASDEVSRAITQISEMSRQTSAAMREAADAVAELAGQTQNLMELMSSMQQ; encoded by the coding sequence ATGCGACTGATTGTAAAACTTGGACTATCATTCTTTTTCATTACACTTGTTCTGCTTGCGATGAGTGGCATGTCGATTAAAAACATTTCTGCAATGAATAAAAGATTCATTGAAATAGATACATCTTTGCTCCCATCTCTCATAGAACTTCAGGAAATGCATCTGAAATTCTGGATTATCCGCTCTGACGTATTGGCGCTTATTTCACAAACATCGCCCACAGAGATCGAACGCTATTCCTCCAACATCACCAGCACGATGGATTCAATCAGGGAAAACCATGACAGATATTTTACCATTGTGGGTGAATCAGAAGACCAGCACCATGTTGCGGCAAAGGAACTGATAGAAAAAATTGATGCAATTTCACGCAAGCTCAACACAGTGCGCAAAGAAATTCTTGCATTTGTGCAATGCGAAGAACGTGGCGAGGCAATAAGTATATTTGAAAAAAAATACACACCGCTATTTAACAGCCTTGAGCCACTCTATGAAGAGCTGATGGAACTTACCAAGTCAGACAGTAAACAGGTGTCTGCCGAGGCCGTCGCCACAGGCGAAAACGCAGTTAAAGGCGCATATGCGCTCAGTGCTGCCGCCGTATTTTTCAGCATCATCGTTTCTCTTGTACTTTCGCGTTCCATAAAGCATCAACTTGGCAAAGACCCCGGCGAACTCCAGGCTGTGGCCAGCCGTGTTGCTGCCGGAGACTACGACATTCACGACGCGAATAGCGACAGTGTTGGCGTGTACGCTTCCATAGTCTCCATGGTGCAGGCGCTGAAAACCCACATTGAAAGAGCCCAGCGCGAATCGCTGGCGGCACAAGAGCAGTCAGCCAAGGCAACAGAAGCCCTACGCCAGACGGAAGCCGCCAATATAGAAGCCCAAAACAAAAGCGAAGCCCTGCGGATGGCCGCCGCCAGACTTCAGGAGGTGGCCCGGGTAGTGAGCGCGGCCACAGCGCGCCTGGCCGCGCAGATCGAACAGTCAGATAAAGGCGCGCGAGAGACCTCGGGCAGACTGGGAGAGGCGGCTTCTGCCATGCAGCAGATGAATGCCACAGTGCAGGAAGTGGCGCGCAACGCGTCCGTTGCCTCTCAGGCCTCCACAGAAACCCGCGCCAAGGCGGAAAACGGCTCAGAAATCGTCAAGCGATCGCTGCGCAGCATTGATCAGGTGCATCAGGCATCCATGACGCTCAAGGGCGACATGGCCCAACTGCACGAGCATACGCAAAACATCAACCGCATCATGGGCGTTATTTCAGACATAGCCGACCAGACCAACCTGCTGGCGCTTAATGCCGCCATTGAGGCTGCCCGCGCGGGCGATGCCGGGCGGGGCTTTGCCGTGGTGGCGGATGAAGTGCGCAAACTGGCGGAAAAAACCATGGCCTCCACCCATGACGTTGCCAACGCCATCAAGGCCATCCAGTCCAGCGCCACCCAGAGCATGGATTCTGTGGACAAGGCCGCACGGCAGATTGAAGAAGCCAACACCTATGCCAGCCAGTCTGGTGCGGCCCTGAGCGATATTGTGGCCACGGTCGAGGGCACGGCGGATCAGGTCAATGCCATTGCCGCCGCCAGCGAGCAGCAGTCTGCCGCCAGCGATGAAGTAAGCCGAGCCATAACGCAGATAAGCGAAATGTCGCGCCAGACCTCAGCCGCCATGCGCGAAGCTGCGGATGCCGTGGCCGAACTGGCGGGGCAAACTCAAAACCTCATGGAGCTTATGTCCAGCATGCAGCAGTAG
- a CDS encoding methyl-accepting chemotaxis protein, which translates to MSLRARLILSFGSIIIIMLITSGLTIRNLTRMNAEIASIGSTWIPVATSIQSTYALLFSSRGDLSAITTLHDPKEIENYSAHMTGLLRRIGDSKKAFAAALENMPPSDRKQAIMDITAQIEAQSGQFVTMRKDLLAFIRAGKNEEAAQLLASSRGPFLRLADLYEQIVSLSNEGANIAITNASGVSEQSIIFSSGLSLVAVLIGTAVILLLLRVVHRQLGKDPGELDNIARRVAQGDYALDDDTAKRGVYASIIAMVQALKTHIERAQRESLAAQEQSAKATEALRQTEAANIEAQNKSETLRAAAAKLQEVTHVVSTATARLATQIEQSDKGSQETTGRLSEAASAMQQMNATVQEVARNASIASQASTETRAKAENGAEIVKRSLHSIDQVHEASMTLKDDMALLREHTQNINRIMGVISDIADQTNLLALNAAIEAARAGEAGRGFAVVADEVRKLAEKTMASTHDVASAIEAIQSSAAQSMDSVDRAAKQIEEANTYASQSGAALADIVATVESTADQVNAIAAASEQQSAASDEVSGAITQISEMARQTSKAMSEAAEAITNLSAQASNLMQLAEAMNHD; encoded by the coding sequence ATGAGCCTGAGAGCACGTCTGATTCTGTCTTTCGGAAGTATAATTATCATAATGTTAATCACGTCCGGCCTGACCATCAGGAATCTCACCCGCATGAATGCCGAGATCGCATCCATAGGCAGCACATGGATTCCTGTGGCTACATCCATCCAGAGCACCTATGCCCTGCTGTTTTCTTCCAGAGGGGATCTTTCAGCCATTACAACGCTGCACGACCCCAAGGAGATAGAGAACTACAGCGCGCATATGACTGGGCTGCTGCGACGCATAGGCGACAGTAAAAAGGCTTTTGCTGCCGCCCTTGAAAATATGCCGCCGTCAGACCGTAAACAGGCCATTATGGACATAACAGCCCAGATAGAAGCGCAATCAGGGCAATTTGTAACCATGCGCAAAGACCTGCTTGCTTTTATCAGAGCCGGAAAAAATGAAGAAGCCGCCCAGTTGCTTGCCAGCAGCCGAGGCCCCTTCCTCAGGCTGGCTGACCTCTATGAACAGATTGTCAGCCTGAGCAACGAAGGCGCAAACATTGCCATTACAAACGCCAGCGGCGTCAGCGAACAATCAATTATTTTTTCATCAGGATTATCTCTGGTTGCTGTACTTATTGGCACGGCGGTCATTCTGCTTCTGCTCAGGGTGGTCCATAGGCAGCTTGGCAAAGACCCGGGAGAACTGGACAACATAGCCAGGCGCGTGGCCCAGGGGGACTATGCCCTTGACGACGATACTGCAAAGCGCGGCGTCTACGCCTCAATAATTGCCATGGTGCAGGCGCTCAAAACCCACATTGAAAGAGCCCAGCGCGAATCTCTGGCGGCACAAGAGCAGTCAGCCAAGGCAACAGAAGCCCTGCGCCAGACGGAAGCCGCCAATATAGAAGCCCAAAACAAGAGTGAGACTCTACGTGCAGCAGCCGCCAAACTTCAGGAAGTGACGCATGTAGTAAGCACAGCCACCGCGCGCCTGGCCACGCAAATCGAGCAGTCGGACAAAGGTTCGCAAGAAACAACGGGCAGGCTGAGCGAGGCGGCTTCTGCCATGCAGCAGATGAACGCAACGGTGCAGGAAGTGGCGCGCAACGCGTCCATTGCCTCGCAGGCCTCCACAGAAACCCGCGCCAAAGCCGAAAATGGCGCAGAGATCGTCAAGCGTTCGCTGCACAGTATTGATCAGGTGCATGAAGCGTCCATGACGCTCAAGGACGACATGGCTCTACTGCGGGAGCACACGCAGAACATCAACCGCATCATGGGTGTTATTTCAGATATAGCCGACCAGACCAACCTGCTGGCGCTCAATGCCGCCATTGAGGCCGCCCGCGCGGGAGAGGCCGGGCGGGGATTTGCCGTGGTTGCTGATGAAGTGCGCAAGCTGGCGGAAAAAACCATGGCCTCCACCCATGACGTTGCCAGCGCCATTGAGGCTATCCAGTCCAGCGCCGCCCAGAGCATGGATTCTGTGGACAGAGCGGCAAAACAGATTGAAGAAGCCAACACCTATGCCAGCCAGTCTGGTGCGGCGCTGGCCGACATTGTTGCTACGGTCGAGAGCACTGCCGATCAGGTTAATGCCATTGCAGCCGCCAGCGAGCAGCAGTCTGCCGCCAGTGATGAAGTTAGCGGCGCCATCACGCAAATCAGCGAGATGGCGCGCCAAACGTCCAAAGCCATGAGCGAGGCGGCAGAGGCCATAACCAACCTTTCCGCCCAGGCCAGCAACCTCATGCAATTGGCAGAAGCCATGAATCACGATTGA